The Paenibacillus sp. FSL R7-0204 genome includes a region encoding these proteins:
- a CDS encoding LuxR C-terminal-related transcriptional regulator: MNKGVHSLLQLDPVRGGPVLDSQQYREAVIARLRLLVPFAAACCTTVDPHTLLTTGAVTEQGLEEVHPLLFEYEYLHEDYMKYEQLAVSDIPAVCLSGVTGGSLEKSARYRKVLQPAGFGDELRVALRTGGVCWGFLTLFRQLGQPAFQEQECALLASVAPLIAERLRAYASVLPVSGADRAVPEDNGILVLSERLVPVSANAAARYWLKQIWNLEQLEEGQLPGPVRAVCLRVLGAKKPAGAGTSQARISLPIGDGAYLTVTASLLGGPQTQLAVSLVSARSGDVFRLLAEAFALTAREKELAELLALGLSTKELAESLHISAYTVQDHLKSIFAKTGVSSRRELISRLLPR; the protein is encoded by the coding sequence ATGAACAAGGGAGTACATAGCCTATTACAGCTTGACCCTGTCCGGGGTGGTCCGGTTCTGGATTCACAGCAGTACCGTGAAGCGGTAATTGCCAGGCTCCGCCTGCTGGTTCCGTTCGCTGCGGCCTGTTGTACGACAGTAGACCCGCACACGCTTTTAACCACAGGGGCAGTCACGGAGCAGGGACTTGAAGAGGTTCATCCGCTATTGTTCGAATATGAATATCTGCATGAGGATTATATGAAGTATGAGCAGTTAGCGGTGTCGGATATTCCGGCAGTCTGCTTAAGCGGAGTGACCGGGGGAAGCCTGGAGAAAAGCGCGCGGTACCGCAAGGTGCTGCAGCCCGCCGGATTCGGGGATGAGCTGCGCGTAGCGCTGCGCACAGGCGGGGTCTGCTGGGGGTTCCTGACCTTATTCCGTCAGTTGGGCCAGCCGGCGTTTCAGGAGCAGGAATGTGCCTTGTTGGCTTCGGTAGCTCCGCTGATCGCTGAACGTCTGCGTGCGTATGCTTCTGTCCTGCCGGTATCCGGAGCGGATCGGGCAGTGCCGGAGGATAACGGTATTCTGGTGCTGAGTGAGCGGCTGGTCCCGGTCAGTGCGAATGCAGCAGCCCGTTATTGGCTGAAGCAGATCTGGAACCTGGAGCAGCTGGAAGAAGGGCAGCTTCCAGGCCCGGTGCGTGCCGTCTGCCTGCGGGTGCTCGGCGCGAAGAAGCCCGCCGGAGCCGGGACTTCTCAGGCAAGAATAAGTCTTCCAATTGGAGACGGGGCGTATCTGACAGTTACCGCAAGCCTGCTTGGCGGCCCGCAGACACAGCTCGCCGTATCCTTGGTAAGTGCCCGCTCCGGCGATGTTTTCCGGCTGCTGGCCGAAGCCTTCGCCCTGACCGCGCGGGAGAAGGAGCTGGCAGAGCTGCTGGCGCTGGGGTTATCGACCAAGGAGCTGGCCGAATCGCTGCATATCTCCGCCTACACGGTACAGGATCATTTGAAATCCATCTTCGCCAAGACAGGCGTATCCAGCCGCAGAGAGCTGATCAGCCGGCTGCTTCCGCGATAA
- a CDS encoding saccharopine dehydrogenase family protein: MKTDIVVIGGYGHVGSQICRLLGAQHPGKVYAAGRNLNRAEEFSRSTGGYVKPLCLSAEKPLPPELLGKVKLVVMCLDQQDTRLAEACLQSGTHYVDVSASGDFLTMLQRLDPVKHKLKAAAVLSVGLAPGLTNLLAARAVQELDHTEQIDISIMLGLGDSHGQAAMEWTVDNLGADFEITEHGRPRTASSFTEAKTADFGFALRTHRAYRFPFSDQMTLPQTLAVPSVSTRLCFDSRSMTSAAALLRRTGLYRLLRNRTLRNLAVQAFTRFRFGSERYAVKVDACGMKDGIPASREYGITGVHEASITAATAAGVALRLYESAPSPGVYHIEQLFSLDSNGEQCSLIPSVSGGTGPSFRYPLDGLAIWTRSGRPSHA, translated from the coding sequence ATGAAAACAGATATTGTAGTAATCGGCGGCTACGGGCATGTCGGGTCACAGATATGCCGGCTACTCGGGGCACAGCACCCCGGCAAGGTCTACGCGGCAGGAAGAAACCTGAACAGGGCCGAGGAATTCTCCCGCAGTACCGGCGGATATGTGAAGCCGCTGTGCCTGTCAGCAGAGAAGCCGCTTCCCCCAGAGCTGCTGGGGAAGGTCAAGCTGGTCGTCATGTGTCTGGATCAGCAGGACACCCGGCTGGCCGAAGCCTGCCTCCAGAGCGGCACCCATTATGTAGATGTCTCGGCAAGCGGAGACTTCCTGACTATGCTGCAAAGGCTCGACCCTGTGAAGCATAAGCTCAAGGCGGCAGCAGTGCTGAGTGTCGGCCTCGCACCGGGGTTAACGAACCTGCTTGCGGCACGGGCTGTCCAGGAGCTGGACCATACAGAGCAGATCGACATCTCGATCATGCTGGGACTGGGTGACAGCCATGGACAGGCGGCTATGGAGTGGACGGTGGACAACCTTGGAGCCGACTTCGAGATTACCGAACACGGCAGACCGCGCACCGCCTCAAGCTTCACGGAGGCTAAGACTGCGGATTTCGGGTTTGCTCTGCGGACGCATAGAGCCTACCGTTTTCCTTTTTCGGATCAGATGACTCTGCCTCAGACCCTTGCCGTACCTTCCGTCTCGACCCGGCTCTGCTTCGATTCACGGAGCATGACCTCAGCCGCAGCGCTGCTGCGCCGCACCGGACTCTACCGTCTGCTGCGTAACCGGACGCTCCGCAACCTCGCGGTCCAGGCGTTCACCCGCTTCCGCTTCGGGTCCGAGCGCTACGCGGTCAAAGTCGATGCCTGTGGCATGAAGGACGGTATACCCGCCTCCAGAGAATACGGAATCACAGGCGTACATGAAGCATCCATCACAGCAGCAACGGCTGCTGGAGTCGCCTTGAGACTCTATGAGTCAGCACCGTCTCCCGGTGTCTATCACATTGAACAGCTATTCTCCCTTGATTCCAACGGGGAACAATGTTCGCTAATCCCTTCCGTCTCCGGCGGAACGGGACCCTCCTTCCGTTATCCGCTGGACGGACTGGCTATCTGGACCCGTTCCGGCCGGCCTTCACATGCTTAA
- a CDS encoding DUF817 domain-containing protein, with the protein MRTMTRLLHFGYHQAMSCIFPVAIFGTLILTRTIELPFIHRYDLILLILLTVQYLMYRSGLETLDEIKVICVFHGIGLVLEMYKIRMGSWAYPEPGYAKLLGVPLYSGFMYASVASYMCQIWRRLKMELTGWPGLAAAGLLGGAIYLNFFTHHYIPDFRWWLTALVVVVFWRTWIIYRVQGKTYRMPLVLAFAIVGFFIWLAENIATFLGAWQYPDQHESWQLVGFGKISSWFLLVIISVIIVAQLKHVKAGRNGSR; encoded by the coding sequence TTGAGAACCATGACACGGCTGCTGCACTTCGGGTATCATCAGGCGATGAGCTGTATTTTTCCTGTAGCGATCTTTGGAACGTTAATCCTGACCCGCACAATCGAGCTGCCGTTCATCCACCGCTATGATCTGATTCTGCTGATCCTGCTTACTGTGCAGTACCTGATGTACCGGAGCGGGCTGGAGACGCTGGATGAGATCAAGGTCATCTGTGTGTTTCATGGAATTGGACTGGTGCTGGAGATGTATAAAATAAGAATGGGCTCCTGGGCCTACCCGGAACCCGGTTATGCGAAGCTGCTCGGTGTGCCGCTGTACAGCGGATTCATGTATGCCAGTGTGGCAAGCTACATGTGCCAGATCTGGCGCAGGCTGAAGATGGAGTTGACCGGCTGGCCGGGTCTTGCCGCTGCGGGACTACTGGGCGGAGCGATCTACCTGAACTTCTTCACCCACCACTATATTCCAGATTTCCGCTGGTGGCTGACAGCCCTGGTAGTAGTGGTATTCTGGAGAACCTGGATCATCTACCGGGTGCAGGGCAAGACGTACCGGATGCCGCTTGTGCTGGCTTTTGCCATTGTAGGCTTCTTCATCTGGCTGGCCGAGAATATTGCGACCTTCCTGGGGGCGTGGCAATACCCGGACCAGCACGAGAGCTGGCAGCTGGTAGGCTTCGGCAAGATCAGCTCATGGTTCCTGCTGGTGATTATCAGCGTGATTATTGTCGCTCAGCTTAAGCATGTGAAGGCCGGCCGGAACGGGTCCAGATAG
- a CDS encoding helix-turn-helix domain-containing protein, producing MAIIINIDVMLAKRKMSVTELTERVGITMANLSILKNGKAKAIRFSTLEAICKALDCQPGDILEYTADAIE from the coding sequence ATGGCGATTATAATCAACATTGATGTCATGCTGGCTAAGCGGAAAATGAGCGTAACCGAGCTTACGGAGCGGGTGGGAATTACGATGGCGAACCTGTCCATTCTGAAGAACGGCAAGGCCAAGGCGATCCGCTTCTCAACGCTTGAGGCGATATGTAAGGCGCTGGACTGCCAGCCGGGAGATATTCTGGAATACACAGCGGATGCTATAGAATAA
- a CDS encoding DUF2975 domain-containing protein, with amino-acid sequence MKRKPASTTFLKAVILLLGMGALALCIFAVPSIAGFAAELYPEHAYLKALVMIDLYGAAVPFYIALYQTFRLLGYIDQNMAFSEASVQVLKNIKHCAVAISGIFVIGLPLFYLMAEKDDAPGIIVIGMILIFASLVIAVFAAVLQKLLKDAIELKSENDLTV; translated from the coding sequence ATGAAACGTAAACCCGCTTCAACCACTTTTTTGAAGGCTGTGATTCTTCTGCTGGGCATGGGTGCACTGGCCCTGTGTATCTTTGCGGTTCCGTCCATCGCCGGCTTTGCAGCCGAGCTGTATCCGGAGCATGCGTACCTCAAGGCTCTGGTCATGATTGATTTATACGGGGCGGCGGTACCTTTCTACATTGCGCTCTATCAGACCTTCAGACTGCTGGGGTATATTGACCAGAACATGGCCTTCTCGGAGGCTTCGGTACAGGTGCTGAAGAATATCAAGCACTGCGCAGTGGCCATCAGCGGGATATTCGTTATAGGGTTGCCGCTGTTCTATCTGATGGCGGAGAAGGATGATGCCCCGGGGATCATCGTCATCGGGATGATCCTTATTTTTGCCTCGCTGGTCATTGCCGTGTTCGCGGCAGTTCTCCAGAAGCTTTTGAAAGACGCTATTGAACTGAAATCTGAAAATGATCTGACAGTCTGA
- a CDS encoding O-methyltransferase, with product MEEQNKWSNVDAYFNDRLLAADPVLDAVLDANTGAGLPAIDVAPNQGKLLHLLAKMKGASNILEIGTLGGYSTIWLARALPETGKLVSLEFEHKHVVVAEDNLRMAGLADKTEVIEGPALDSLALLEARGYEPFDFIFIDADKPNNPHYLKWALKLARPGAVIVADNVVRDGEVIDPGSADDRVQGIRQFMELLAAEPRIDATAIQTVGSKGYDGFVLGIVTA from the coding sequence ATGGAAGAACAGAACAAATGGAGCAACGTAGACGCTTATTTCAATGACCGATTATTGGCGGCAGATCCGGTCCTGGATGCTGTGCTGGATGCGAATACAGGGGCCGGCTTACCGGCGATTGATGTCGCTCCGAATCAGGGGAAGCTGCTGCATCTGCTCGCTAAAATGAAGGGAGCGTCCAACATTCTGGAGATTGGCACCCTGGGCGGTTATAGCACCATCTGGCTGGCGCGGGCGTTGCCGGAGACGGGCAAGCTGGTCTCGCTGGAATTCGAGCACAAGCATGTTGTAGTAGCTGAGGATAACCTGAGAATGGCGGGGCTGGCAGACAAGACAGAGGTAATTGAAGGCCCGGCGCTGGATTCGCTGGCGCTGCTGGAAGCCCGGGGCTATGAGCCGTTTGACTTCATCTTCATTGATGCCGACAAGCCTAATAATCCGCATTACCTGAAGTGGGCGCTGAAGCTGGCCCGGCCGGGCGCAGTCATCGTAGCCGATAACGTGGTGCGTGACGGCGAGGTTATTGACCCGGGCAGTGCGGATGACCGGGTTCAAGGCATCCGGCAGTTCATGGAGCTGCTCGCCGCAGAGCCGCGTATAGATGCTACTGCAATACAGACGGTAGGCAGCAAGGGCTATGACGGCTTTGTGTTAGGCATTGTTACCGCTTGA
- a CDS encoding metal ABC transporter substrate-binding protein, whose amino-acid sequence MHFVKILSASVLILLLAACSNTSKGGADDGKLQIVATYSIIADMTRNITGDKAEVYSMVPIGTDPHMYDPLPADTGKVSSADLIFYNGLNLETGKGWFQDLLKVTKKEAAAFAVSEEVTPMYLTEKGKESQVDPHAWLDIQNAVKYVDVITARVIERDPDNKQYYLDNQTAYVKELTELDQYAKEAVSKVPQEKRVLVTSEGAFKYFSRAYGFESAFIWEINTDSQGTPEQMNRIIGIIKEKQIPALFLETSVNPKTMETISRETGVPVHSKIFTDSLAKEGEDGDTYLKMIKWNIDQVIEGLSR is encoded by the coding sequence ATCCATTTTGTCAAAATACTATCGGCATCCGTACTCATTCTACTACTAGCAGCATGCTCCAACACCAGTAAGGGGGGAGCGGATGACGGCAAGCTGCAGATTGTGGCCACGTATTCAATCATTGCAGACATGACCCGGAATATTACCGGAGATAAAGCGGAGGTCTACAGCATGGTGCCTATAGGCACAGATCCGCATATGTATGACCCGCTGCCCGCAGATACAGGCAAGGTCTCCAGTGCGGACCTTATTTTCTATAACGGCTTGAATCTGGAGACCGGCAAGGGCTGGTTCCAGGATCTGCTCAAGGTGACGAAGAAGGAAGCGGCCGCGTTTGCCGTCTCCGAAGAGGTCACGCCGATGTACCTAACCGAGAAGGGGAAGGAGTCCCAGGTTGACCCTCATGCCTGGCTGGATATACAGAACGCGGTCAAGTATGTGGATGTCATTACCGCTCGTGTGATCGAAAGGGACCCGGACAACAAGCAGTATTATCTGGATAACCAGACCGCGTATGTGAAGGAGCTGACGGAGCTGGATCAGTATGCCAAGGAAGCTGTGAGCAAGGTCCCGCAGGAGAAGCGCGTGCTGGTCACCAGTGAAGGGGCCTTCAAATACTTTTCCCGGGCCTATGGCTTCGAGTCCGCTTTCATCTGGGAGATCAACACGGACAGCCAGGGAACACCGGAGCAGATGAACCGGATCATCGGCATTATCAAGGAGAAGCAGATTCCGGCGCTATTCCTGGAGACGAGCGTCAACCCTAAGACGATGGAGACGATTTCCCGTGAGACCGGGGTGCCGGTCCACTCCAAGATTTTCACGGATTCTCTGGCTAAGGAAGGCGAAGACGGAGACACCTATCTGAAGATGATTAAGTGGAATATCGATCAGGTGATTGAGGGCTTGTCCCGATAG
- a CDS encoding metal ABC transporter permease — protein sequence MLESLSSLLNIPVYALNAGLSAIILGIVSGALGSFIVLRKMSLMGDALSHAVLPGVALSYILGINILLGASLFGLLAAILIQFITSRSNIKSDTSIGIILSSFFALGIVLITFARSGLDLTHILFGNILAVPQSELLQSFIIMLAVLAIIALLYKELLISSFDPVVAKAYGLKTGFYHYLLMMLLSVVTVSSLSQVGIVLVIAMLVIPAATSYLWSNSLLHMIVLASAVGAASGIIGVYVSFRYNLPTSATIVLVGVTLFSISFIISPKNNFLRKGLKQA from the coding sequence ATGCTTGAGTCCTTATCCAGTCTGCTGAATATTCCGGTATACGCCCTGAACGCCGGGTTATCTGCGATTATTCTCGGGATTGTCTCGGGGGCGCTCGGCAGCTTCATCGTTCTGCGCAAAATGTCACTGATGGGTGATGCCTTATCTCATGCGGTGCTTCCGGGCGTCGCCCTGTCATATATTCTGGGCATCAACATCCTGCTGGGCGCTTCGTTGTTCGGCTTGTTAGCCGCTATTCTCATTCAATTCATCACCAGCCGCAGCAATATCAAGAGCGATACCTCCATCGGTATCATTCTCAGCTCCTTCTTTGCACTCGGCATTGTCTTGATTACGTTCGCCCGCAGCGGGCTGGATCTCACTCATATTCTGTTCGGCAACATTCTGGCCGTTCCGCAATCCGAGCTGCTGCAATCCTTCATCATCATGCTGGCGGTGCTTGCCATTATTGCACTGCTGTACAAAGAGCTGCTGATCAGCTCATTCGATCCGGTGGTCGCGAAGGCATACGGGCTGAAGACCGGCTTCTATCATTATCTGCTGATGATGCTGCTCTCTGTAGTGACCGTCTCCTCCTTGTCCCAGGTTGGCATTGTGCTGGTCATCGCCATGCTGGTCATCCCGGCAGCCACCTCGTATCTGTGGTCTAATTCCTTGCTGCATATGATTGTATTAGCCTCTGCAGTAGGGGCAGCCTCGGGGATCATTGGCGTTTACGTGAGCTTCCGCTACAATCTGCCGACAAGTGCAACAATCGTGCTGGTAGGCGTCACCCTGTTCAGCATTTCATTCATCATATCGCCCAAGAATAATTTTCTGCGGAAAGGACTGAAGCAAGCATGA
- a CDS encoding metal ABC transporter ATP-binding protein produces MQIKGLNVDYFGHSALEGVTLDIPFGHSVGIIGPNGAGKSTFIKALLDVIKKRSGTVKAEGKDIALYRRNIAYVPQKNDIDLTFPITVKDTVLTGTYPNLKLFRRPGKKERNIAERSMAMVEIGDLADKRISNLSGGQLQRVFIARALAQEASVFFLDEPFVGIDMVSERIIVNLFKQLREEGKTILVVHHDLHEVEEYFDKIILLNKQLIAFGDVQDTFTTENIRRAYGTSLGNVMIQGAGGAVHA; encoded by the coding sequence ATTCAGATTAAAGGTTTAAATGTTGATTATTTCGGCCATTCGGCGCTGGAAGGAGTGACGCTCGATATCCCCTTCGGGCATTCGGTAGGCATTATCGGGCCCAATGGCGCCGGTAAATCCACATTCATTAAGGCGCTGCTGGACGTGATCAAGAAGAGAAGCGGAACGGTGAAGGCGGAGGGGAAGGACATTGCCCTGTACAGACGGAATATCGCCTACGTGCCGCAGAAGAACGATATTGACCTGACTTTTCCCATTACAGTTAAGGATACGGTGCTGACCGGAACTTATCCGAACCTAAAGCTGTTCCGGCGACCAGGTAAGAAGGAGCGGAATATTGCGGAGCGCAGCATGGCGATGGTGGAGATCGGTGACCTTGCGGATAAGAGAATCAGCAATTTGTCCGGCGGGCAGCTGCAGCGGGTGTTTATCGCCCGGGCGCTGGCCCAGGAGGCCAGTGTGTTTTTCCTGGATGAGCCGTTTGTGGGCATTGATATGGTCAGCGAGCGCATCATTGTGAACCTGTTCAAGCAGCTCCGCGAGGAAGGCAAGACCATCCTGGTGGTGCATCATGATCTGCATGAGGTCGAAGAATATTTTGACAAAATCATTCTGCTCAATAAGCAGCTAATCGCCTTCGGAGATGTGCAGGATACCTTCACCACGGAGAATATCCGCAGAGCTTACGGTACATCCCTCGGCAATGTAATGATCCAGGGGGCAGGAGGTGCCGTTCATGCTTGA
- a CDS encoding alkaline phosphatase family protein yields the protein MESTGLQPQPPPAAKHLIVISYDAFSEDHWEMASRLPNLSKLITGGAYSNRLRSVYPTLTYVVHTTIATGVYPDKHGIYHNNPLQPFVPEEEQRWFWFREAVQVPTIYDAARKAGLSTAGLLWPVSGKSSIQYNIPEIRALKGENQALKILRSGSPLYCARLELKYGRIRQGIAQPQLDNFTTKCAADTIKRHKPNLLLMHLIDLDDTKHMYGTDSGEVDDVILRMDNRLGEIMKAVEDAGIREETVIMVLGDHGQFNVRYKVHLNNLLQAKGLIYEKDGVMHWRAYFQSGGGSAYLHVQPGDEEAQQLALAAVDEYRRDGAPGIESVYTEETLKQLHASPVAKVMLEAQQGYSFDEALADTLVTDLQAEGIRYATHGYSPDASGYRCNVVIAGAGIKQEYPIGDLEMVDIAPTMGRILGMRFVPGDGRVLEEIFQA from the coding sequence ATGGAATCTACTGGACTGCAACCGCAACCACCCCCGGCAGCCAAGCATCTGATCGTCATCTCCTATGATGCCTTCTCTGAAGATCACTGGGAGATGGCCAGCCGCCTGCCCAATCTGTCGAAGCTAATCACCGGCGGTGCCTATAGCAACCGTCTCAGAAGTGTCTATCCTACACTCACTTACGTGGTGCATACGACCATCGCTACCGGCGTCTACCCGGATAAACACGGCATCTATCACAACAATCCGCTGCAGCCGTTCGTGCCGGAGGAGGAGCAGCGCTGGTTCTGGTTCCGGGAGGCGGTCCAGGTGCCAACAATCTATGATGCGGCGCGTAAGGCGGGGCTGAGTACGGCGGGACTGCTCTGGCCGGTAAGCGGCAAGTCCTCGATTCAGTATAATATCCCGGAGATCCGTGCGCTAAAAGGAGAGAATCAGGCGCTCAAGATACTGCGAAGCGGCAGTCCCCTGTACTGCGCCCGGCTGGAGCTGAAATACGGACGGATCAGGCAGGGCATCGCCCAGCCGCAGCTCGATAACTTCACCACGAAATGCGCCGCCGATACAATTAAGCGGCATAAGCCGAACCTGCTGCTGATGCATCTAATCGACCTGGATGACACCAAGCATATGTACGGCACGGATAGCGGGGAAGTAGACGATGTCATCCTGCGGATGGACAACCGGCTGGGTGAGATCATGAAGGCGGTAGAGGATGCCGGAATCCGCGAGGAGACGGTGATTATGGTGCTGGGTGACCATGGTCAGTTCAATGTGCGCTACAAGGTGCATTTGAACAATCTTTTGCAGGCTAAGGGGCTGATCTATGAGAAGGACGGCGTCATGCACTGGAGGGCCTACTTCCAGAGCGGCGGCGGTTCGGCATACCTGCATGTGCAGCCCGGAGATGAGGAAGCGCAGCAGCTGGCCTTGGCGGCGGTGGATGAATATAGGCGTGACGGTGCACCAGGAATAGAGAGTGTATATACGGAAGAGACATTGAAGCAACTCCATGCCAGCCCGGTGGCAAAAGTCATGCTAGAAGCACAGCAGGGTTACAGCTTCGATGAGGCGCTGGCGGACACGCTGGTCACCGATCTGCAGGCTGAGGGTATACGCTATGCTACGCATGGCTACTCCCCGGATGCAAGCGGATACCGCTGCAATGTCGTCATCGCAGGGGCAGGGATTAAGCAGGAATATCCCATCGGTGATCTGGAGATGGTCGACATCGCCCCGACGATGGGACGAATTCTGGGGATGAGGTTCGTGCCGGGGGACGGGCGTGTGCTGGAGGAGATTTTTCAGGCATAG
- a CDS encoding MFS transporter — MKLSKEERSWILYDCGNSAYSMAVTTALLPIIFGMFDNVGSSMDLGYFNSIASILVAVLSPILGTIADYKDRKKRFFIFFAALGILATASLAFVSPDSGLWQLLIAFYILSAVGFAGSNIFYDSFLVDITEDERMDKVSTRGFAYGYIFSCIPFGISLLLIFLLGMDKAIGYQIGFIITALWWGLLTVPMIRDVKQRYYIEPEPKPVARSFQRIAATFRNIRQHRIVFVFLLAYFFYIDGVDTIIKMVVPYATSVLGTDALDTFTLLGILLIIQIIAFPCAILYGNLAKTYSARNLIIAGIFTYVISCIAAFFISSVWHIFLLGALIGSAQGGIQALSRSYFAKIIPKENSNEFFGFYNIFGKFAAILGPALMSLTTTLSGDARYSILSIIPLFLIGFFIFITLPKGT, encoded by the coding sequence ATGAAGCTAAGCAAAGAGGAGAGATCGTGGATTCTATACGACTGCGGGAATTCCGCGTATTCGATGGCCGTGACTACGGCGCTGCTGCCGATTATCTTCGGGATGTTCGATAATGTGGGCAGCAGCATGGACCTGGGGTATTTCAACTCCATCGCCAGTATTCTGGTCGCGGTCCTCAGCCCGATTCTCGGTACAATTGCCGATTATAAAGACCGGAAGAAGCGGTTCTTTATTTTTTTCGCTGCGCTCGGTATCCTTGCCACCGCCTCCCTGGCTTTCGTGTCCCCGGATAGCGGGCTATGGCAACTGCTTATTGCCTTTTACATTCTGTCAGCGGTCGGCTTCGCCGGGTCCAATATCTTCTACGATTCCTTCCTCGTGGATATTACGGAGGATGAACGGATGGACAAGGTGTCTACCCGAGGGTTCGCCTACGGCTACATTTTCAGTTGTATTCCGTTCGGCATCAGTCTGCTGCTGATCTTCCTGCTGGGAATGGACAAGGCCATCGGCTACCAGATCGGGTTCATCATTACGGCGCTCTGGTGGGGACTGCTGACGGTGCCGATGATCCGGGATGTGAAGCAGAGATATTACATCGAGCCTGAGCCGAAGCCTGTGGCCCGGAGTTTCCAGCGTATCGCTGCCACCTTCAGGAATATCCGCCAGCACCGCATCGTCTTTGTGTTCCTGCTCGCTTATTTCTTCTATATTGACGGAGTGGATACGATTATCAAAATGGTTGTCCCCTACGCCACTTCCGTCCTCGGCACAGATGCCCTCGACACCTTCACGCTGCTGGGAATTCTGCTCATCATCCAGATTATTGCCTTTCCCTGCGCGATTCTCTATGGTAATCTGGCCAAAACCTACTCCGCCCGGAATCTGATTATTGCCGGGATCTTCACCTACGTGATCTCTTGTATCGCAGCGTTCTTCATTAGCTCGGTGTGGCATATCTTCCTGCTGGGTGCGCTGATCGGCTCGGCCCAGGGCGGCATTCAGGCGCTGAGCCGGTCCTATTTCGCCAAAATCATCCCGAAGGAGAATTCCAACGAATTCTTCGGGTTCTATAATATTTTCGGCAAGTTCGCGGCGATTCTCGGCCCTGCCTTAATGTCTCTGACCACTACCTTGAGCGGGGATGCCCGCTACAGTATTTTGTCGATTATTCCGCTCTTTCTGATCGGCTTCTTCATCTTCATCACATTGCCAAAGGGGACATAG
- a CDS encoding response regulator transcription factor codes for MRILIVDDEPIILGGLVKVIGGAAPVGAEIREAGDAFEALQIMKEYMPDVTVTDLHMPEKNGFEMMEEAKENGLCERFIILTGHDDFEYARRALRYGVVDYLLKPVDKEEVARLLSQVNRNLPSVDSSDCPPHAKRILAYTRLNYMNDLSLDHLAELMNLHPNYISSLFKKVTGDTFVHFLNTTRIKEAQKLLSLHRDLPVVEIGRRVGYENKHYFNKVFKKYTGSTPGAYREDH; via the coding sequence ATGAGAATTCTGATCGTAGACGATGAGCCGATTATCCTTGGAGGGCTGGTGAAGGTGATTGGCGGAGCCGCGCCGGTCGGAGCTGAGATCCGCGAGGCCGGCGACGCCTTCGAGGCGCTTCAGATCATGAAGGAATATATGCCGGATGTGACGGTAACGGACCTGCATATGCCGGAGAAGAACGGGTTCGAGATGATGGAGGAGGCGAAGGAGAACGGTTTATGTGAGCGCTTCATTATTCTTACCGGACATGATGACTTCGAATATGCCCGCCGGGCACTCCGCTACGGGGTAGTGGATTACCTGCTGAAGCCGGTGGATAAGGAGGAGGTAGCCCGGCTGCTGAGTCAGGTGAACCGGAATCTACCCTCCGTGGACAGCTCGGACTGTCCGCCCCATGCCAAGCGGATTCTTGCCTATACCCGGCTGAATTATATGAATGACCTGTCCCTGGATCATCTGGCCGAGCTGATGAACCTTCATCCGAATTACATTAGCAGCCTGTTCAAGAAGGTCACGGGTGATACGTTCGTCCATTTCCTGAATACCACCCGGATCAAGGAAGCGCAGAAGCTGCTGAGCCTCCACCGGGATCTGCCGGTAGTCGAGATCGGACGCCGGGTCGGGTATGAGAACAAGCATTACTTCAACAAGGTGTTCAAAAAATACACCGGCAGCACCCCGGGGGCTTACCGGGAAGATCATTAA